In Balaenoptera ricei isolate mBalRic1 chromosome 4, mBalRic1.hap2, whole genome shotgun sequence, the following are encoded in one genomic region:
- the STX19 gene encoding syntaxin-19: MKDRLQELKQRTKEIELSRDKDVSTTEAEEQGVFLQQAVIYEREPVAERHLHEIQKLQESINNLTDDVQNFGQQQKSLLASMRRLSLLKRESSITKEIKVQAEHINRGLDDLVKEVKKSEDENGPSSVVTRILKSQHAALFRHFQQTMFIYNDTIAAKQEKCRTFIFHQLEVAGKEVPEEEVNDMLHQGKWEVFNESLLREISITKAQLSEMEQRHKELVNLENQIKDLRDLFIQISLLVEEQGESINNIEMIVNGTKEYVTTTKEKFGLAVKYKKRNPCRVLCCWCCPCCGSK; encoded by the coding sequence ATGAAAGACCGACTTCAAGAACTAAAGCAAAGAACAAAGGAAATTGAGCTCTCTAGAGACAAGGATGTGTCGACTACAGAAGCAGAGGAACAAGGGGTGTTTCTGCAGCAAGCTGTTATTTATGAAAGAGAGCCTGTAGCTGAGAGACACCTACATGAGATACAAAAACTACAGGAGAGTATTAACAACTTGACAGATGATGTTCAAAACTTTGGGCAGCAACAGAAAAGTCTGCTGGCTTCTATGAGAAGGCTTAGTCTACTTAAGAGAGAGTCTAGCATTACTAAAGAGATAAAAGTCCAAGCAGAACACATTAATAGAGGTTTGGATGATTTAGTGAAAGAAGTTAAAAAGTCAGAGGATGAAAACGGTCCATCATCAGTGGTCACAAGGATACTTAAATCTCAGCATGCTGCGTTGTTCCGCCATTTTCAGCAAACTATGTTTATATACAATGACACAATAGCAGCAAAGCAAGAGAAGTGCAGGACATTTATTTTCCATCAGCTTGAAGTTGCTGGAAAAGAAGTGCCGGAAGAAGAGGTAAATGATATGCTTCATCAAGGAAAATGGGaagtttttaatgaaagcttACTTCGAGAAATCAGTATCACTAAAGCACAACTCTCAGAGATGGAACAGAGACACAAAGAACTTGTTAATTTGGAGAACCAAATAAAGGATTTAAGGGACCTTTTCATTCAGATATCTCTTTTAGTAGAGGAACAGGGAGAAAGCATCAACAATATTGAAATGATAGTGAATGGCACAAAAGAGTATGTTACCACTACTAAAGAAAAATTTGGACTAGctgtaaaatacaaaaaaagaaatccttgcaGGGTGTTGTGTTGCTGGTGTTGTCCATGCTGTGGCTCAAAATAA